The Candidatus Hydrogenedens sp. genome includes a region encoding these proteins:
- a CDS encoding C4-type zinc ribbon domain-containing protein — MKEQIKNLLELQDIDLQIEALLQKEKEIPKQKEKLQIQEKKLRQEIEDSEKTHKKLVLDQRECERQIAQLQEQIKKYNNQLQGVKKNEEYQALLKEIDEIKKQIGLKEEEQIKIMLQMDEANLFFLEAKKRIETEIQQLKKQEEQIDKELQEVIQERKGLEQKRLEAQKSVSPELLSHYLRVKQRKKTGPVVVPLKDEICSGCFMQILPQVVNEIMASEKIHTCRHCGRILYYPGLLDK; from the coding sequence ATGAAGGAACAAATAAAAAATTTATTAGAATTACAGGATATTGATTTACAAATAGAAGCATTGTTGCAAAAAGAGAAAGAAATACCTAAACAGAAAGAAAAATTACAAATCCAGGAAAAGAAGTTAAGACAAGAAATAGAAGATAGTGAAAAGACTCATAAGAAGCTTGTATTAGACCAGAGAGAATGTGAAAGACAAATTGCCCAATTACAGGAACAAATAAAAAAATACAACAATCAATTACAAGGGGTAAAAAAGAACGAAGAATATCAGGCTTTATTAAAAGAGATTGATGAGATAAAAAAACAAATAGGGTTAAAGGAAGAAGAACAAATAAAAATAATGCTTCAAATGGATGAAGCGAATCTGTTCTTTTTGGAAGCAAAAAAAAGAATTGAAACGGAAATTCAACAATTAAAAAAACAGGAGGAACAAATAGATAAAGAACTTCAAGAGGTTATACAGGAACGAAAAGGATTAGAACAGAAAAGATTAGAAGCCCAAAAATCAGTTAGTCCGGAATTGCTCAGTCACTATTTGCGGGTGAAACAAAGAAAGAAAACGGGACCTGTGGTTGTTCCCTTAAAAGACGAAATCTGTTCGGGTTGCTTCATGCAGATACTCCCTCAGGTCGTGAATGAAATTATGGCAAGTGAGAAGATACATACATGCCGACATTGCGGTAGAATTCTTTATTATCCAGGTTTGCTCGATAAGCA
- the ilvN gene encoding acetolactate synthase small subunit yields MTTKNEQIHTISILVENHFGVLARVSGLFSARGYNIDSLCVGETENPEISRMTVTVRGNENVLNQIIKQLNKLVDVIEVQDLTQSAFVERELVMVKVKADRKTRAEVVEISNIFRARVVDVGTHAMIIMITGAKGKVEAFIDMMKPFGIIEVVRTGTIAIERCGSNGYNNSSDTENDE; encoded by the coding sequence ATGACAACCAAGAATGAACAAATACATACCATCAGTATCCTGGTGGAAAATCATTTTGGGGTTTTAGCTCGTGTTTCGGGATTGTTCAGTGCCCGGGGATACAATATTGACAGCCTCTGCGTCGGTGAGACAGAAAACCCCGAAATTTCCCGTATGACAGTAACTGTCCGCGGAAATGAGAATGTCTTAAATCAAATTATAAAACAGTTGAACAAACTGGTAGATGTAATCGAAGTTCAAGATTTAACCCAGTCGGCTTTTGTTGAACGGGAATTGGTAATGGTGAAAGTAAAAGCAGACCGTAAGACAAGAGCGGAGGTTGTGGAAATTTCAAACATATTCCGTGCCCGCGTTGTAGATGTGGGAACGCATGCTATGATTATTATGATTACAGGTGCCAAAGGGAAGGTAGAAGCCTTTATAGATATGATGAAACCCTTTGGAATTATCGAAGTAGTTCGCACAGGAACTATTGCAATTGAACGGTGCGGTTCAAATGGGTATAATAATAGTTCCGATACTGAAAATGATGAATGA
- the pth gene encoding aminoacyl-tRNA hydrolase: MKVIVGLGNPGKKYVQTRHNIGFRVVDFLSDKINCPISREDFYADIGYTRMGDEKICLMKPTTFMNLSGKSVKSIMDYFSLAPQDFLIILDDVELPLGSIRLRPQGSSGGHKGLQSIIDCCKTDTFPRLRLGVGKPTLPIDLADYVLMPFEDAEKSAVDTMIQEASSAVESWISNGIEITMNRFNKKENNNKREKDYDNQE; the protein is encoded by the coding sequence ATGAAAGTAATTGTAGGATTAGGGAATCCCGGAAAAAAATATGTTCAAACAAGACATAACATAGGATTTCGAGTAGTGGATTTTCTATCAGATAAAATAAATTGTCCCATTTCCCGTGAAGATTTCTATGCTGATATCGGTTATACAAGAATGGGAGATGAAAAAATATGTCTGATGAAGCCTACAACTTTCATGAACTTGAGTGGTAAATCGGTGAAGAGTATTATGGATTATTTTTCCCTTGCTCCTCAGGATTTTTTAATAATCCTTGATGATGTGGAATTACCGTTAGGGTCCATACGATTGAGACCTCAGGGCAGTTCTGGTGGGCATAAAGGGCTTCAATCTATTATTGATTGCTGTAAAACAGATACTTTTCCCCGATTGCGATTGGGTGTGGGAAAACCTACACTCCCTATTGATTTAGCCGATTATGTCCTCATGCCGTTTGAGGACGCGGAAAAATCTGCTGTTGATACCATGATACAGGAAGCATCTTCTGCTGTAGAAAGTTGGATTTCGAATGGAATAGAGATAACAATGAACCGTTTTAACAAGAAAGAAAATAATAATAAGAGGGAAAAAGACTATGACAACCAAGAATGA
- a CDS encoding 50S ribosomal protein L25, whose translation MEIPVIKAQLRTKEGKSSTKKVRKEGNIPSVLYGMKEQTVPLKMDAKTFAKMLSHLEGKHPIVKLEIEGDAHLDSPAIIKEIQRDPVSNSIIHVDFQKIRLDQKIHTSVPVILVGQSEGVKMGGVLDHQLRELEIECLALQIPVHIEIDVTNLILGHSIHVADITPPEGVKILTDSDRVVVSIHVPRTLEAKAATEEEKPEEGAEETKEAEEEKE comes from the coding sequence ATGGAAATACCTGTCATTAAGGCACAACTTCGGACAAAAGAAGGGAAATCTTCTACAAAAAAGGTAAGGAAAGAGGGAAATATTCCTTCTGTATTATATGGAATGAAAGAGCAAACAGTACCATTAAAAATGGATGCAAAAACATTTGCGAAAATGCTTTCTCATCTGGAAGGGAAGCATCCCATAGTAAAATTGGAAATTGAAGGGGATGCTCATCTGGATTCACCCGCAATTATAAAAGAGATACAACGGGACCCGGTAAGCAATTCTATTATTCATGTAGATTTCCAGAAGATACGATTAGACCAAAAAATTCATACCTCAGTTCCGGTTATTCTTGTGGGTCAATCGGAAGGTGTGAAAATGGGTGGTGTTTTGGACCATCAATTACGCGAATTGGAGATAGAATGTCTCGCTTTACAAATTCCTGTACATATCGAAATTGATGTGACAAATTTAATTTTAGGACATTCAATCCATGTGGCAGATATTACTCCTCCCGAAGGAGTAAAGATTTTGACGGATTCAGACCGTGTGGTTGTATCTATCCATGTGCCTCGAACACTTGAGGCTAAAGCGGCAACTGAAGAAGAAAAACCTGAAGAAGGTGCCGAAGAGACTAAAGAAGCCGAAGAAGAAAAGGAATAA
- a CDS encoding ribose-phosphate pyrophosphokinase, whose product MTCAGDLLVFSGNASRKLTEYICECLGILPGNAIVDRFSDGEVHVQICEHVRGRDIFLVNSTCPPVNDHLMELLIMIDAVRRASADRITAVIPYFGYARQDRKDKGRVPITAKLVANLITAAGANRVLTVDLHCGQIQGFFDIPLDHLRGDVVFVEEFAKRKYGNDYVVVSPDMGSVARAREFASRLGLPLAIVDKRRPKENQSEVMNIIGEIEGYHTILFDDMVDTAGTLVKAAFALKEQGALSVRACATHPVLSGKAVKTINESPIEEILFCNSIELNEEAKRCEKFKVLNLAPLIAKAIRNIHEEQSVSSLLTQNT is encoded by the coding sequence GGAATGCAATTGTGGACCGCTTCAGTGATGGAGAGGTTCATGTGCAGATATGTGAGCATGTCCGTGGTAGAGATATTTTTTTAGTGAATAGCACCTGTCCACCGGTGAATGACCATTTAATGGAATTACTTATCATGATAGATGCGGTGCGACGCGCTTCTGCAGACCGAATTACAGCTGTTATTCCTTATTTTGGTTATGCTCGCCAGGACCGTAAAGATAAAGGAAGAGTTCCGATTACGGCTAAATTAGTGGCGAATTTAATTACAGCCGCAGGGGCAAACCGTGTTCTAACAGTAGATTTGCACTGTGGGCAAATACAGGGCTTTTTTGATATACCTCTTGACCATTTAAGAGGTGATGTTGTTTTTGTTGAAGAATTTGCAAAACGGAAATATGGAAATGATTATGTTGTTGTCTCACCAGATATGGGCAGTGTGGCTCGTGCCAGAGAGTTTGCCTCCCGTTTAGGATTGCCTTTAGCCATTGTGGATAAGCGTCGTCCTAAAGAAAATCAATCTGAGGTGATGAATATTATCGGTGAAATAGAAGGTTACCATACTATTCTTTTCGATGATATGGTAGATACCGCAGGAACATTAGTTAAAGCGGCGTTTGCTTTAAAAGAACAGGGTGCTTTAAGTGTTCGTGCTTGTGCAACGCATCCTGTACTAAGTGGGAAAGCAGTGAAGACAATTAATGAATCTCCTATTGAAGAAATCCTTTTTTGTAATTCTATCGAGTTAAACGAAGAGGCTAAAAGATGTGAGAAATTTAAAGTGTTAAATCTTGCTCCACTTATTGCTAAGGCTATTCGAAATATTCATGAAGAACAATCTGTTAGTAGTTTATTAACACAAAATACGTAA